The following proteins come from a genomic window of Desmospora profundinema:
- a CDS encoding DUF4870 domain-containing protein translates to MEQTPIPEQARTWGMLTHLLSLSCFIVPFGNFAGPLIIWLLKKEEHDFIDDQGKESLNFQISFFLYAIGLTIVLGVIGLIGLFLLELFLILFMGLGFFLGVAISIYWIVIVIIASIRANSGQFYRYPLTIRFIK, encoded by the coding sequence ATGGAACAGACGCCTATTCCTGAACAGGCACGGACATGGGGAATGCTGACCCACTTGTTGTCACTTAGTTGTTTTATCGTCCCCTTCGGAAATTTTGCCGGGCCGTTGATTATCTGGTTGTTGAAAAAAGAAGAGCATGATTTTATCGACGACCAGGGCAAGGAATCGTTAAACTTTCAAATCTCGTTTTTCCTGTATGCGATTGGGCTGACCATCGTCCTGGGTGTGATCGGCTTGATCGGACTGTTTTTGTTGGAGCTCTTTCTGATTTTGTTTATGGGCTTAGGGTTCTTTCTAGGGGTTGCGATCTCCATCTATTGGATTGTAATCGTGATTATTGCTTCGATCCGAGCGAACAGCGGTCAGTTTTACCGCTATCCACTTACGATCCGCTTCATCAAATAA
- a CDS encoding DUF4328 domain-containing protein — MNEHPYESAQGRAKWVQILFVAYIVFSLLTTALIFVENSLMSSAVNEVELEENAAFFLVVITGFLVGLIMFPLGIALVVVFCMWVHRIHRNLPSLGAQELKFTPGWAVGWYFIPIANLIQPFNAAREAWKASDPAVEKEPNTSWKTQPVAGLVLAWWILFIVGNILSNQSLLFSWRAEETIDAMMSVNNLFILTGLVDIVSALLAIFFVRKLTERQEERRRLMPQDEQARAWM; from the coding sequence GTGAACGAACACCCTTATGAATCTGCCCAGGGTCGTGCCAAGTGGGTTCAGATCTTATTTGTGGCTTATATCGTTTTCTCATTGTTGACGACTGCTTTAATATTCGTAGAGAATTCGCTTATGTCCAGTGCGGTAAACGAAGTGGAGTTGGAAGAAAATGCGGCTTTCTTCCTTGTCGTAATCACTGGTTTCTTAGTGGGGCTTATCATGTTTCCTTTGGGTATTGCCCTGGTGGTCGTGTTTTGTATGTGGGTGCATCGGATTCACCGTAACCTTCCCTCTCTTGGGGCGCAGGAATTGAAATTTACCCCTGGATGGGCAGTGGGCTGGTACTTTATCCCGATTGCCAATCTGATTCAACCATTCAATGCTGCACGGGAAGCGTGGAAAGCCAGTGATCCCGCAGTGGAGAAAGAGCCAAACACTTCCTGGAAAACGCAACCGGTGGCTGGGCTGGTTCTGGCGTGGTGGATCTTGTTTATAGTTGGGAATATTCTTTCGAACCAATCATTACTATTCTCATGGCGGGCTGAGGAGACGATCGATGCCATGATGTCTGTCAACAATTTGTTTATTCTTACCGGCCTTGTTGATATCGTTTCCGCTTTGCTGGCTATTTTCTTTGTGCGCAAGCTGACCGAACGGCAAGAAGAACGACGCCGTCTTATGCCGCAGGATGAACAGGCGCGGGCTTGGATGTAA